The genomic region ACGACTACACGTTTAGAAGGCATTTTAGAATGACAAAGCTGACGTTTAACATTGTGTTGCAAGTTATTCAGAGGTATATGGGAAGGGAGGATGATAGCAGGCCTGGTCGACCATCTGTTTCAACAGATAAGCAGTTGTTGTTAACTTTGTGGTATCTTGCTAACCAAGAAACCATACGAAGCATTGGGGAcagatttggtgtgtgtgatgcaACTGTCCATCGTACTGTTCGAAGAATGATGACTGTTGTCAAGGAAGCCATCATGGGTGAGGTGGTGGTCTGGCCAACTGGTGACCGAGCTAAAGCAGCCATTGAGGGTTTTAGGGCACGTTGCGGAGTGAAAAATGTGATTGGAGCTATAGACGGGTCTCACATTGCAATCAAAGCACCCAGCCAACATCAAACGGACTATATTAACAGAAAAGGCTTCCATTCAATTGTGTTGCAAGCTGTTTGTGATAATCGAATGTTATTCACCGATTGTTTTGTGGGATGGCCAGGCAGCGTCCACGACTCCAGAGTCTACCGAAACTCACCCTTATTTCAGGCAGCAGAATCAAGATATTCCAACATTTTCCCAATGGATAGCTTTTTGGTCGGAGACGCAGCTTACCCATTGTCTAAATGGACTTTAACCCCATTTAGGGACACTGGCAATCTTAGTGAAAAGGTGAAGTATTACAACTTTGCCCAGTCTTCAACACGAATTGTGATCGAACAAGCATTTGCTGCTCTAAAGGGTCGGTTTAGGCGACTGAAATACATTGACATGGATTCCACCTCTGTTATATCAGATGTAGTGCTGACTGCATGTACATTCCACAATGTCTGTATCCTTGGAGAAGACAACTTGGAGGAC from Corticium candelabrum chromosome 10, ooCorCand1.1, whole genome shotgun sequence harbors:
- the LOC134186147 gene encoding putative nuclease HARBI1: MDDFRVKLAGVTAEVMLLLLSDDEMRFFSSGEVEEVVAPLLGEERVARTRILGYVERVVWSYDDYTFRRHFRMTKLTFNIVLQVIQRYMGREDDSRPGRPSVSTDKQLLLTLWYLANQETIRSIGDRFGVCDATVHRTVRRMMTVVKEAIMGEVVVWPTGDRAKAAIEGFRARCGVKNVIGAIDGSHIAIKAPSQHQTDYINRKGFHSIVLQAVCDNRMLFTDCFVGWPGSVHDSRVYRNSPLFQAAESRYSNIFPMDSFLVGDAAYPLSKWTLTPFRDTGNLSEKVKYYNFAQSSTRIVIEQAFAALKGRFRRLKYIDMDSTSVISDVVLTACTFHNVCILGEDNLEDFIEDIEDGRQIHDADNYARVQIDTEGKRKRQTIADELWANM